In Isoptericola jiangsuensis, the following proteins share a genomic window:
- a CDS encoding branched-chain amino acid ABC transporter permease yields MPNASDTRPTQDVSTGTPAPAGPAATATAPRRPGTARIVRLVALVVGVALVLSFPTIAPNPYILSAGVVVLSYACTATAWNFMGGFTGYVSLGHAAFFGLGAYATGLLIRDVGLPSFVALLLGGVVVLLVTIPVGIAALRVRGASFVIVSISFVLILLLVFQAWGAFTGGSDGLVVPRPFPDLLRPEHHQVFFYLFAALLAVMLVCWWAIDRSRFGTGLKAVREDEDKAQALGVPTRNYKLVAYVTSATFTGLAGGLYALWFGDLDPIFQFSIMLGTYMVLMALLGGVRHLFGPLLGAVIVGVGLEYFKLEFGDTQLHLVATALLLGVVVLFMPDGIIPAVASLFKRFGPQDSSIREITAAELLERNRAAAASATSASETAGSAVEDDGPHRGGPDGSARGTSERTEDAARRPRSGPKEDR; encoded by the coding sequence TTGCCCAACGCTTCTGACACCCGGCCCACCCAGGACGTGTCCACCGGCACGCCGGCACCCGCCGGCCCCGCCGCCACGGCCACCGCCCCGCGGCGGCCCGGCACCGCCCGGATCGTGCGCCTCGTCGCGCTCGTCGTCGGCGTCGCCCTCGTCCTGTCCTTCCCGACGATCGCCCCCAACCCGTACATCCTGTCCGCGGGCGTCGTCGTCCTCAGCTACGCCTGCACCGCCACCGCCTGGAACTTCATGGGCGGCTTCACCGGCTACGTGTCGCTCGGCCACGCCGCGTTCTTCGGCCTCGGGGCGTACGCCACCGGCCTGCTGATCCGCGACGTCGGCCTGCCGAGCTTCGTCGCCCTGCTGCTGGGTGGGGTCGTCGTGCTCCTCGTGACGATCCCCGTCGGCATCGCGGCCCTGCGGGTGCGCGGCGCGTCGTTCGTCATCGTGTCCATCTCGTTCGTGCTGATCCTGCTGCTCGTCTTCCAGGCGTGGGGTGCGTTCACCGGCGGCTCCGACGGCCTCGTCGTGCCCCGCCCGTTCCCCGACCTGCTGCGCCCCGAGCACCACCAGGTGTTCTTCTACCTGTTCGCGGCGCTCCTCGCCGTCATGCTGGTCTGCTGGTGGGCGATCGACCGCTCCCGATTCGGCACCGGCCTCAAGGCGGTCCGCGAGGACGAGGACAAGGCCCAGGCGCTCGGCGTTCCGACGCGCAACTACAAGCTCGTCGCCTACGTCACCTCGGCAACGTTCACCGGCCTGGCCGGCGGCCTGTACGCCCTCTGGTTCGGCGACCTCGACCCGATCTTCCAGTTCTCCATCATGCTCGGCACCTACATGGTGCTCATGGCCCTGCTCGGCGGGGTGCGGCACCTGTTCGGCCCGCTGCTCGGCGCGGTCATCGTGGGCGTCGGCCTGGAGTACTTCAAGCTCGAGTTCGGCGACACCCAGCTCCACCTCGTCGCCACCGCCCTGCTGCTCGGCGTGGTCGTGCTGTTCATGCCAGACGGGATCATCCCGGCGGTCGCGAGCCTCTTCAAGCGGTTCGGCCCGCAGGACTCCTCGATCCGCGAGATCACGGCGGCCGAGCTCCTGGAGCGCAACCGTGCCGCCGCGGCCTCCGCCACCTCGGCCTCCGAGACCGCCGGGAGCGCGGTCGAGGACGACGGGCCGCATCGTGGCGGGCCCGACGGGAGCGCGCGAGGCACGAGCGAGCGGACGGAAGATGCGGCCCGCCGTCCGCGGTCGGGCCCGAAGGAGGACCGATGA
- a CDS encoding ABC transporter ATP-binding protein has protein sequence MTTTTAPPTTRNLETVGLTKSFGGVHAVRDATVTFHHGKINALIGPNGSGKTTFFNCVTGMIKPDSGTVTFKGDDITGKAPHKIARAGIGRSFQLCRVFPRMTVLENMLVAVRRTKVTDLLRGARNAEEIDKARALLVRVGIDHLENVEARNLSYGQQKLLELAGVLMGDPDTIMLDEPAGGVNPALIGRIGTLVQELNAEGRTFLVVEHNMDMVMSLSHHVIVFDRGAPIAEGTPAVVQSDPRVLEAYLGV, from the coding sequence ATGACCACCACCACCGCACCGCCGACGACCCGCAACCTCGAGACCGTCGGCCTCACCAAGTCGTTCGGCGGGGTGCACGCCGTGCGGGACGCCACCGTGACGTTCCACCACGGCAAGATCAACGCCCTCATCGGCCCGAACGGGTCGGGCAAGACGACGTTCTTCAACTGCGTGACCGGCATGATCAAGCCCGACTCCGGGACGGTCACGTTCAAGGGCGACGACATCACCGGCAAGGCCCCGCACAAGATCGCGCGGGCCGGGATCGGCCGCAGCTTCCAGCTGTGCCGCGTGTTCCCCCGCATGACCGTGCTGGAGAACATGCTGGTGGCCGTGCGGCGCACGAAGGTCACCGACCTGCTGCGCGGCGCCCGCAACGCCGAGGAGATCGACAAGGCCCGCGCGCTGCTCGTGCGGGTCGGCATCGACCACCTGGAGAACGTCGAGGCGCGCAACCTGTCCTACGGGCAGCAGAAGCTCCTTGAGCTCGCCGGGGTGCTCATGGGCGACCCCGACACGATCATGCTCGACGAGCCCGCCGGCGGCGTGAACCCCGCCCTCATCGGGCGCATCGGGACCCTCGTCCAGGAGCTCAACGCCGAGGGCCGCACGTTCCTCGTCGTCGAGCACAACATGGACATGGTGATGAGCCTGTCGCACCACGTCATCGTGTTCGACCGCGGCGCCCCCATCGCCGAGGGCACCCCCGCCGTCGTGCAGTCCGACCCGCGAGTTTTGGAGGCCTACCTTGGCGTCTGA
- a CDS encoding ABC transporter ATP-binding protein — MASDQNPAQGSEYLLELDDVQAGYGRAAMVLRGLTIRVPAATVVCLVGPNGAGKSTVLKVASGLLKPRSGRILVGGQDVTGQGPQEMLSSGLAHVLQGHSVFREMTVAENVLLGAYSLRDKEKIAERVAFVQELFPIVGERWKQLAGLLSGGQQKQVEFARSLMVSPRVVLLDEPSMGLDPKTTGTVFEQVVRMRDAGVAVLLVEQNARRALETADIGCVLDLGRVHITGPAPELLADPQLSELYLGGRPSGTAVR; from the coding sequence TTGGCGTCTGACCAGAACCCCGCGCAGGGGTCCGAGTACCTGCTCGAGCTGGACGACGTCCAGGCCGGGTACGGCCGGGCGGCGATGGTGCTGCGCGGTCTGACGATCAGGGTCCCGGCCGCCACGGTCGTGTGCCTCGTCGGGCCGAACGGCGCCGGCAAGTCCACCGTCCTCAAGGTCGCGAGCGGCCTGCTCAAGCCGCGGTCGGGACGCATCCTCGTCGGCGGGCAGGACGTCACCGGGCAGGGACCGCAGGAGATGCTGTCCTCCGGCCTGGCACACGTGCTCCAGGGGCACAGCGTGTTCCGCGAGATGACGGTCGCGGAGAACGTGCTCCTCGGCGCGTACTCGCTGCGCGACAAGGAGAAGATCGCCGAGCGCGTCGCGTTCGTCCAGGAGCTGTTCCCCATCGTGGGGGAGCGGTGGAAGCAGCTCGCCGGCCTGCTGTCCGGCGGGCAGCAGAAGCAGGTCGAGTTCGCGCGCTCGCTCATGGTGAGCCCGCGGGTCGTGCTGCTCGACGAGCCGTCGATGGGTCTCGACCCGAAGACCACCGGCACCGTGTTCGAGCAGGTCGTGCGGATGCGCGACGCCGGCGTGGCCGTGCTGCTCGTGGAGCAGAACGCCCGCCGCGCGCTCGAGACGGCGGACATCGGCTGCGTCCTCGACCTCGGCCGCGTCCACATCACCGGCCCGGCGCCCGAGCTTCTCGCCGACCCGCAGCTGTCCGAGCTCTACCTGGGCGGACGCCCGTCGGGGACGGCGGTCCGCTGA
- a CDS encoding PQQ-dependent sugar dehydrogenase, giving the protein MQQRTTRPWATGSRRTDRGPAPSGAARLAAAVTATALVGAALTTLPAAAADEPAEFTELLSFEQYERTALNGQDGWTSSTAPRVIADPLNANNQVLESVGGGQKSYRAIPPIADGDTGTLFFRFMRTGSVDTSFGLTDVDAPSDYPNSRAYVNNQNNDVMLVRDGGAFTPAGVWSRDTWQCVWIVADNAADKVTVYSQGGPYEDITRLPEGTERQFGFRQAVNGALDRFFWINGSSSTGRLMLDDVAVDNTGVNLGNPTGNPADCAAGGTQPDAPLLNPLPDPEMSTLGIEVTELAQLPESHTTPATQDQRLVRHNRITHLDEVPDGSGRLMVPDNNAILYLVDDESGEYVPYLDVREAFIDNFHNSAGLGTGLGAAEFHPDFAENGLFYTVHTEAGTALTQDTPDFPGYGNTAFHSVITEWKADDPSAATFSGTSREILRVPFAGRVHTVQQIAFNPTVSEGDADYGNLYVLVGDGGNGVGNGNPQDLATPQGKILRIDPSGDDSANGEYGIPADNPFLDDAAALPEIYAVGLRDPHRISWDPAGDHTMYLGHIGEWQVESIYAVEPGDNFGWSVREGSFRADNRQIYPLPADDAGFTYPVAAYDHNRDPGQTGDAGVAVNGGFVYRGEIPELRGKYVFTDLVRGWVLATEADEMVRNDGDVADLATIEQLRVFVDGEETTFQELVGDNRVDLRFGSADGELYLVAKANGKIWRVTGARTVSAKSPFALPELAGNLVAHYDFDHPVAGSPTKEADQGWSGTNIDLINGGVEMRVADRAYPGAGEALQTQQMSPRTASNDDWKAGVYDASGVDTLDAFAGTDEAAVMGWFKPTGDHPALNSGTSNPDDRYNAIGLAGVLTGTSDGHAVRALLEVITVNGELKVVALGRRVDGAGSWTYAADLPWQDILQKGKWVHLAATFDFADGEMKLFMNGEELDGTYTASNTWGSGSTSDTAPAGIKIGGSYPQNTREANPFNGRMDDLMLLDVAPTPAQVAAQYALFGAGEPVEPEAPSCAPDGQEITDVMSADDWAPRTPSKWAFPGDEVVLTEPGTNPNDGIRRPFEYAVLTEGPELGSFDLTGQVRLDAPASVNNRDVIVVFGWQSDTEYYYAHLSQDNTIYAHNGIFKVNNVDRERIDDQWDGAVGAPPAVTDEEWHDVRVVRCADSGDIAVYVDGLDTPLLTANDTTFGEGRVGFGSFDNNGRLRDLTVTADAPADTTAPTVTVKTGSEFTTGVEGAYGKVSFKLFDEGKIDKVVLNGVEKNLTDDVWSDLNFVRPGVFGAVAGDNTLVVHDVAGNTTTVEFFLDAVAPKVTVKSGSDDTVGADGTYAKVSFKLYDAHKIDRLTLNGVEKNLTDNVWSDLNFVRPGVFGAVAGENTLVVKDVAGNATTVTFVLDTTVS; this is encoded by the coding sequence ATGCAACAGCGCACCACCAGACCGTGGGCGACCGGCTCACGACGCACCGACCGCGGCCCCGCACCCTCGGGTGCCGCACGACTCGCGGCCGCCGTCACGGCGACCGCACTCGTCGGGGCCGCCCTGACGACCCTCCCCGCCGCCGCGGCGGACGAACCCGCCGAGTTCACCGAGCTGCTGAGCTTCGAGCAGTACGAGCGGACCGCGCTGAACGGGCAGGACGGCTGGACGTCGTCCACGGCGCCCCGCGTCATCGCGGACCCGTTGAACGCGAACAACCAGGTCCTGGAGTCCGTGGGCGGGGGGCAGAAGTCCTACCGGGCGATCCCGCCCATCGCGGACGGGGACACCGGCACGCTGTTCTTCCGGTTCATGCGGACCGGCAGCGTGGACACGTCGTTCGGGCTCACCGACGTCGACGCGCCGTCCGACTACCCGAACAGCCGCGCGTACGTGAACAACCAGAACAACGACGTGATGCTGGTGCGCGACGGCGGCGCGTTCACGCCCGCCGGCGTGTGGTCCCGGGACACGTGGCAGTGCGTGTGGATCGTCGCGGACAACGCCGCCGACAAGGTGACCGTGTACAGCCAGGGCGGCCCGTACGAGGACATCACCCGGCTGCCCGAGGGCACCGAGCGGCAGTTCGGGTTCCGGCAGGCCGTCAACGGCGCGCTGGACCGGTTCTTCTGGATCAACGGGTCCAGCAGCACCGGGCGGCTCATGCTCGACGACGTCGCGGTGGACAACACGGGCGTGAACCTCGGCAACCCGACGGGCAACCCGGCGGACTGCGCGGCCGGGGGCACCCAGCCCGACGCGCCGCTGCTCAACCCGCTGCCGGACCCGGAGATGTCGACGCTCGGCATCGAGGTGACCGAGCTGGCGCAGCTCCCCGAGTCGCACACGACCCCGGCCACGCAGGACCAGCGTCTGGTGCGGCACAACCGCATCACGCACCTCGACGAGGTGCCGGACGGCTCGGGCCGCCTCATGGTGCCGGACAACAACGCGATCCTCTACCTGGTGGACGACGAGTCCGGTGAGTACGTCCCGTACCTGGACGTGCGCGAGGCGTTCATCGACAACTTCCACAACAGCGCGGGCCTCGGCACCGGGCTCGGCGCGGCCGAGTTCCACCCGGACTTCGCCGAGAACGGCCTGTTCTACACGGTGCACACCGAGGCCGGCACCGCGCTGACCCAGGACACGCCCGACTTCCCCGGCTACGGCAACACGGCCTTCCACAGCGTCATCACCGAGTGGAAGGCGGACGACCCGTCCGCCGCGACGTTCTCCGGCACGTCCCGGGAGATCCTGCGCGTCCCGTTCGCCGGGCGCGTGCACACCGTCCAGCAGATCGCGTTCAACCCGACCGTGTCCGAGGGCGACGCCGACTACGGCAACCTGTACGTCCTCGTCGGCGACGGCGGCAACGGCGTCGGCAACGGCAACCCGCAGGACCTCGCCACCCCGCAGGGCAAGATCCTGCGGATCGACCCGTCCGGCGACGACTCCGCGAACGGCGAGTACGGCATCCCCGCCGACAACCCGTTCCTCGACGACGCCGCGGCGCTGCCGGAGATCTACGCCGTCGGTCTGCGCGACCCGCACCGTATCAGCTGGGACCCGGCCGGTGACCACACGATGTACCTCGGGCACATCGGCGAGTGGCAGGTCGAGTCGATCTACGCCGTCGAGCCGGGCGACAACTTCGGCTGGTCCGTGCGCGAGGGCTCGTTCCGCGCCGACAACCGGCAGATCTACCCGCTGCCCGCCGACGACGCCGGCTTCACCTACCCGGTGGCGGCCTACGACCACAACCGTGACCCCGGTCAGACCGGTGACGCGGGCGTGGCCGTGAACGGCGGCTTCGTGTACCGCGGCGAGATCCCCGAGCTGCGCGGCAAGTACGTGTTCACCGACCTGGTGCGCGGCTGGGTGCTCGCCACCGAGGCGGACGAGATGGTCCGCAACGACGGCGACGTGGCGGACCTCGCCACGATCGAGCAGCTCCGCGTGTTCGTGGACGGTGAGGAGACCACCTTCCAGGAGCTCGTCGGGGACAACCGCGTCGACCTGCGGTTCGGCTCCGCCGACGGCGAGCTGTACCTCGTCGCCAAGGCGAACGGGAAGATCTGGAGGGTCACCGGGGCCCGGACGGTCTCCGCGAAGTCGCCCTTCGCCCTGCCGGAGCTCGCCGGGAACCTCGTCGCCCACTACGACTTCGACCACCCCGTGGCCGGGTCGCCCACGAAGGAGGCCGACCAGGGCTGGTCCGGCACGAACATCGACCTCATCAACGGCGGCGTCGAGATGCGCGTCGCCGACCGGGCCTACCCGGGCGCGGGCGAGGCGCTGCAGACGCAGCAGATGAGCCCCCGCACGGCGTCCAACGACGACTGGAAGGCCGGCGTCTACGACGCGAGCGGCGTCGACACCCTCGACGCGTTCGCGGGGACCGACGAGGCCGCCGTCATGGGCTGGTTCAAGCCCACCGGCGACCACCCGGCCCTCAACTCCGGCACGTCCAACCCGGACGACCGGTACAACGCGATCGGCCTCGCGGGCGTCCTCACCGGCACCTCCGACGGCCACGCCGTCCGGGCGCTCCTCGAGGTCATCACCGTGAACGGCGAGCTCAAGGTCGTCGCGCTCGGCCGCCGGGTCGACGGGGCCGGGTCGTGGACCTACGCCGCGGACCTGCCCTGGCAGGACATCCTGCAGAAGGGGAAGTGGGTCCACCTCGCCGCCACGTTCGACTTCGCCGACGGCGAGATGAAGCTCTTCATGAACGGCGAGGAGCTCGACGGCACCTACACGGCGTCCAACACGTGGGGATCCGGGTCGACGTCCGACACCGCACCCGCCGGGATCAAGATCGGCGGCAGCTACCCGCAGAACACGCGGGAGGCCAACCCGTTCAACGGCCGCATGGACGACCTGATGCTCCTCGACGTCGCCCCGACGCCCGCGCAGGTCGCCGCGCAGTACGCCCTGTTCGGCGCCGGCGAGCCCGTCGAGCCCGAGGCCCCGTCGTGCGCACCCGACGGCCAGGAGATCACCGACGTCATGTCGGCCGACGACTGGGCGCCGCGCACCCCGTCCAAGTGGGCGTTCCCCGGCGACGAGGTCGTCCTCACCGAGCCCGGCACCAACCCGAACGACGGCATCCGCCGCCCGTTCGAGTACGCCGTGCTCACCGAGGGCCCCGAGCTCGGGTCATTCGACCTGACCGGCCAGGTCCGGCTCGACGCCCCCGCGTCCGTCAACAACCGTGACGTCATCGTCGTCTTCGGCTGGCAGTCGGACACCGAGTACTACTACGCCCACCTCTCGCAGGACAACACGATCTACGCCCACAACGGCATCTTCAAGGTGAACAACGTCGACCGGGAGCGGATCGACGACCAGTGGGACGGCGCCGTCGGCGCACCCCCCGCGGTCACCGACGAGGAGTGGCACGACGTCCGCGTCGTGCGGTGCGCCGACTCCGGCGACATCGCCGTCTACGTCGACGGGCTCGACACCCCGCTGCTCACGGCGAACGACACCACGTTCGGCGAGGGCCGCGTCGGCTTCGGCTCGTTCGACAACAACGGCCGCCTGCGCGACCTCACCGTGACGGCGGACGCCCCGGCCGACACCACCGCCCCGACGGTGACCGTCAAGACCGGGTCGGAGTTCACCACCGGCGTCGAGGGCGCCTACGGCAAGGTGTCCTTCAAGCTGTTCGACGAGGGCAAGATCGACAAGGTCGTCCTCAACGGGGTCGAGAAGAACCTGACGGACGACGTCTGGTCCGACCTCAACTTCGTGCGGCCCGGCGTGTTCGGCGCCGTCGCCGGGGACAACACCCTCGTCGTGCACGACGTCGCGGGGAACACCACCACGGTGGAGTTCTTCCTCGACGCCGTCGCGCCGAAGGTCACCGTGAAGTCCGGCAGCGACGACACCGTGGGCGCCGACGGCACCTACGCCAAGGTGTCGTTCAAGCTGTACGACGCCCACAAGATCGACCGGCTCACCCTCAACGGGGTCGAGAAGAACCTGACGGACAACGTCTGGTCCGACCTCAACTTCGTGCGGCCCGGCGTGTTCGGCGCCGTCGCGGGGGAGAACACCCTGGTCGTGAAGGACGTCGCGGGCAACGCCACCACGGTGACGTTCGTCCTCGACACCACGGTGTCGTAG
- a CDS encoding DUF2255 family protein translates to MTDWNPADLAAIDRAGELDVAAHRPDGTLRTPRIVWHVVVDDQLFVRSVRGTEGAWYRGVQRTGTGRIESGGVAADVTFTDDHDHDAAIDQAYRAKYGGGSAVAAITSPTAAATTLRVDPA, encoded by the coding sequence ATGACCGACTGGAACCCCGCCGACCTGGCGGCGATCGACCGTGCGGGCGAGCTCGACGTCGCCGCGCACCGCCCCGACGGCACGCTGCGCACGCCCCGCATCGTGTGGCACGTCGTCGTGGACGACCAGCTGTTCGTCCGGTCGGTGCGCGGCACCGAGGGTGCCTGGTACCGGGGCGTGCAGCGCACGGGCACGGGCCGGATCGAGTCCGGCGGCGTCGCCGCGGACGTGACGTTCACCGACGACCACGACCACGACGCCGCGATCGACCAGGCGTACCGCGCGAAGTACGGCGGCGGGTCGGCCGTCGCGGCGATCACGAGCCCGACGGCGGCCGCGACGACGCTGCGGGTCGACCCGGCCTGA
- a CDS encoding carboxymuconolactone decarboxylase family protein, with product MPTPAARRHHDELFGDRTSTLARTDPELVEYFDNFAFDDVQADAPLEVRTRVLVQLAALVALGALGEFRELAGGALRVGVTPVELKEVVYQAVPYVGMGRVRDVLQATNELLVERGVDLPLPGRSSTTPQDRAEKGRAVQEQIVGPETVAALYENAPDDTLHVQRYLSANCFGDHYTRGGLDVPTRELLTLSMLVALGGADPQVAGHFAANVRVGNDRATLIAVITQLLPYVGYPRTLNALRALDTVAPATQD from the coding sequence ATGCCCACACCGGCCGCACGCCGCCACCACGACGAGCTGTTCGGCGACCGCACGTCGACCCTCGCACGGACCGACCCGGAGCTGGTCGAGTACTTCGACAACTTCGCGTTCGACGACGTCCAGGCCGACGCGCCCCTCGAGGTGCGCACGCGGGTCCTGGTCCAGCTCGCGGCGCTCGTCGCGCTCGGCGCCCTCGGCGAGTTCCGGGAGCTGGCCGGCGGCGCGCTGCGGGTGGGCGTGACCCCGGTGGAGCTGAAGGAGGTCGTCTACCAGGCGGTGCCCTACGTCGGCATGGGCCGGGTCCGCGACGTGCTGCAGGCGACGAACGAGCTGCTCGTCGAGCGCGGGGTCGACCTGCCGCTGCCCGGGCGGTCCTCGACGACGCCGCAGGACCGCGCCGAGAAGGGTCGCGCGGTCCAGGAGCAGATCGTCGGCCCGGAGACGGTCGCCGCGCTGTACGAGAACGCCCCGGACGACACGCTGCACGTCCAGCGCTACCTCTCGGCCAACTGCTTCGGGGACCACTACACGCGCGGCGGGCTCGACGTGCCGACGCGGGAGCTGCTCACGCTGTCGATGCTGGTCGCCCTGGGCGGCGCGGACCCCCAGGTGGCCGGGCACTTCGCCGCCAACGTGCGCGTCGGGAACGACCGCGCGACGCTGATCGCGGTGATCACCCAGCTGCTGCCCTACGTGGGCTACCCGCGCACGCTCAACGCCCTGCGCGCCCTCGACACGGTCGCCCCGGCGACGCAGGACTGA
- a CDS encoding zinc-binding dehydrogenase, with amino-acid sequence MRATFMYGAGDVRVEEVPDPTVQEPTDAVVRITLACVCGSDLHPYHSRPAGSEGVPMGHEFLGVVEQVGDAVTDLAPGDLVVSPFAYSDNTCPFCREGFHTACQHGGWYGAGGVGGAQAEKIRVPQASGTLVKLPADVDEKLLPSLLTLADVYLTGYHAAFMAKVRPGQTVVVIGDGAVGLSAVLAAQQMGAAKIVLMGRHKDRTDLGRQWGATDVVAERGDEGVAQVMELTGGEGAHAVLEAVGHMPAYEQAYRIVRPGGVISRVGVPQYEEAPVGFGSLFGKNATLNGGPAPVRAYIEDAIAQVLNGELDPGAVFDAEVSLDDVAEGYRLMDSRERIKVLVRP; translated from the coding sequence ATGCGAGCAACGTTCATGTACGGCGCCGGCGACGTCCGCGTCGAGGAGGTCCCCGACCCGACGGTCCAGGAGCCGACCGACGCGGTCGTGCGGATCACCCTGGCGTGCGTCTGCGGCTCCGACCTGCACCCCTACCACTCCAGGCCCGCGGGCTCGGAGGGCGTCCCGATGGGCCACGAGTTCCTCGGTGTCGTGGAGCAGGTCGGCGACGCGGTCACCGATCTCGCGCCGGGCGACCTCGTCGTCTCCCCCTTCGCGTACTCGGACAACACCTGCCCGTTCTGCCGCGAGGGCTTCCACACGGCCTGCCAGCACGGCGGGTGGTACGGCGCGGGCGGCGTCGGCGGGGCCCAGGCGGAGAAGATCCGCGTCCCGCAGGCGTCGGGCACGCTGGTCAAGCTCCCGGCGGACGTCGACGAGAAGCTCCTGCCCTCGCTGCTGACGCTGGCGGACGTCTACCTGACCGGCTACCACGCCGCCTTCATGGCGAAGGTGCGGCCGGGGCAGACCGTCGTCGTGATCGGTGACGGCGCCGTCGGCCTGTCCGCGGTGCTCGCGGCGCAGCAGATGGGCGCCGCGAAGATCGTCCTCATGGGCCGGCACAAGGACCGCACGGACCTCGGCCGCCAGTGGGGCGCGACGGACGTCGTCGCCGAGCGCGGCGACGAGGGCGTCGCGCAGGTCATGGAGCTCACCGGCGGCGAGGGTGCGCACGCCGTGCTCGAGGCCGTGGGCCACATGCCCGCCTACGAGCAGGCCTACCGGATCGTCCGCCCCGGCGGCGTCATCTCCCGCGTGGGCGTGCCGCAGTACGAGGAGGCGCCCGTCGGCTTCGGGTCCCTGTTCGGCAAGAACGCCACGCTCAACGGCGGCCCGGCGCCCGTGCGGGCGTACATCGAGGACGCGATCGCCCAGGTGCTGAACGGCGAGCTCGATCCCGGCGCCGTGTTCGACGCCGAGGTCTCGCTCGACGACGTGGCCGAGGGCTACCGGCTCATGGACTCGCGCGAGCGGATCAAGGTCCTCGTGCGTCCGTGA
- a CDS encoding aldo/keto reductase, whose amino-acid sequence MQYRPLGRTGVQVSPLTLGAMMFGPWGNEDREDSIRIVHRALDAGINVVDTADVYSAGVSEEIVGDALAGRRDDVFLASKFFMPMDDDPNHRGGSRRWIVREVESTLRRLRTDHLDLYQVHRPSPDTDVTETLGALTNLVRQGKVRYIGSSSYSGSQIVEAQWASRDRNLERFVTEQPPYSMLVRGIEQDVLPTVQRFGMGTFTYSPLSGGWLSGRWRKGAASAPTSAARPGARFDMSSPANQRKLDVVEDLALLADEAGLSLLEMAIAFVINHPGVTSAIVGPRTLEQLESYLPAAELTLPADVLDRIDEIVAPGVTVNPDDDSYGTHELTPAARRR is encoded by the coding sequence ATGCAGTACCGACCGCTCGGACGCACCGGCGTCCAGGTGAGCCCGTTGACCCTCGGGGCGATGATGTTCGGCCCGTGGGGCAACGAGGACCGCGAGGACTCGATCCGGATCGTCCACCGTGCGCTGGACGCCGGGATCAACGTGGTGGACACGGCCGACGTGTACTCGGCGGGGGTGTCGGAGGAGATCGTCGGCGACGCGCTGGCCGGTCGTCGTGACGACGTGTTCCTGGCGAGCAAGTTCTTCATGCCGATGGACGACGACCCGAACCACCGGGGCGGTTCGCGGCGGTGGATCGTCCGCGAGGTCGAGAGCACGCTGCGCCGGCTGAGGACCGACCACCTGGACCTCTACCAGGTGCACCGCCCGAGCCCGGACACGGACGTGACGGAGACGCTCGGCGCGCTGACGAACCTGGTCCGCCAGGGCAAGGTGCGGTACATCGGCTCGTCGTCGTACTCGGGTTCGCAGATCGTCGAGGCGCAGTGGGCGTCGCGGGACCGGAACCTGGAGCGGTTCGTCACCGAGCAGCCGCCGTACTCGATGCTGGTGCGCGGCATCGAGCAGGACGTCCTGCCGACCGTGCAGCGGTTCGGCATGGGGACGTTCACGTACAGCCCGTTGAGCGGCGGCTGGTTGTCCGGCCGCTGGCGCAAGGGGGCGGCGTCCGCCCCGACGTCGGCTGCCCGCCCGGGGGCCCGGTTCGACATGTCGAGCCCGGCGAACCAGCGCAAGCTCGACGTGGTCGAGGATCTGGCGCTGCTCGCCGACGAGGCCGGTCTGTCGCTGCTGGAGATGGCGATCGCGTTCGTGATCAACCATCCGGGCGTGACGTCGGCGATCGTCGGGCCGCGCACCCTGGAGCAGCTGGAGTCCTACCTGCCCGCGGCGGAGCTGACGCTCCCGGCGGACGTCCTGGACCGGATCGACGAGATCGTCGCGCCCGGGGTGACGGTCAACCCCGACGACGACAGCTACGGCACCCACGAGCTGACCCCGGCGGCGCGCCGCCGCTGA